One region of Mycolicibacterium rhodesiae NBB3 genomic DNA includes:
- the qcrA gene encoding cytochrome bc1 complex Rieske iron-sulfur subunit, translated as MSDGDIKGSDTPGQKGEPGQPTDAELANMSREELLELGGKIDGVEIVYKDERWPIPGTKAEKRAERLVALWLLIGGLSGLALLGVFLFWPWEYRSGSEPDHLWYDLATPLYGLTFGLSILAIGIGAVLYQKKFIPEEISIQERHDGASPELQRKTVVANLSDALESSTIKRRKLIGLSLGVGMGAFGLGTLVAFAGGLIKNPWKPVVQTADGKKAVLWTSGWTPRFKGETIYLARATGNGTYAKMRPEDIDAGGMETVFPWRESDGDGTTVESHHRLSEITMGVRNPVMLIRIKPVDLPRVVKRKNQESFNFGDLFAFTKVCSHLGCPSSLYEQQTYRILCPCHQSQFDALHFAKPIFGPAARALAQLPITIDKDGYLVANGDFIQPVGPAFWEQTN; from the coding sequence ATGAGCGACGGCGACATCAAGGGAAGCGATACGCCGGGACAGAAGGGCGAACCCGGCCAGCCGACCGACGCAGAACTCGCGAACATGTCGCGCGAGGAGCTGCTGGAGCTGGGCGGCAAGATCGACGGGGTCGAGATCGTCTACAAGGACGAACGCTGGCCCATCCCCGGTACCAAGGCCGAGAAGCGCGCCGAGCGCCTGGTGGCACTGTGGCTCCTGATCGGTGGACTCTCCGGTCTGGCGCTGCTGGGTGTCTTCCTGTTCTGGCCGTGGGAGTACCGCAGCGGGAGTGAGCCCGACCATCTCTGGTACGACCTGGCCACTCCGCTGTACGGATTGACGTTCGGGCTGTCGATTCTGGCCATCGGCATCGGCGCGGTGCTGTATCAGAAGAAGTTCATTCCCGAAGAGATCTCGATTCAGGAACGCCACGACGGCGCCTCCCCCGAGCTCCAGCGAAAGACGGTGGTAGCCAACCTCTCCGACGCGCTGGAATCGTCGACCATCAAGCGGCGCAAGCTCATCGGCCTGTCGCTCGGCGTGGGAATGGGCGCGTTCGGCCTCGGCACGCTGGTGGCATTCGCCGGTGGTCTGATCAAGAACCCGTGGAAGCCGGTGGTGCAGACCGCCGATGGCAAGAAGGCCGTGCTGTGGACGTCCGGCTGGACACCGCGCTTCAAGGGCGAGACCATCTACCTCGCTCGCGCGACCGGCAACGGGACCTACGCCAAGATGCGGCCCGAGGACATCGACGCAGGTGGCATGGAGACCGTGTTCCCCTGGCGCGAGTCCGACGGTGACGGCACGACTGTCGAGTCACACCACCGTCTTTCGGAGATCACCATGGGTGTGCGTAACCCTGTGATGCTGATCCGTATCAAGCCGGTCGATCTGCCTCGGGTCGTGAAGCGGAAGAACCAGGAAAGCTTCAACTTCGGTGACCTCTTCGCGTTCACCAAGGTGTGCTCGCACTTGGGTTGCCCCTCATCGCTGTACGAGCAGCAGACCTACCGCATCCTCTGCCCGTGCCACCAGTCGCAGTTCGACGCGTTGCACTTCGCGAAACCCATCTTCGGTCCGGCTGCGCGCGCGCTGGCGCAGCTGCCGATAACGATTGACAAGGACGGCTACCTGGTCGCCAACGGGGACTTCATCCAGCCCGTCGGCCCGGCATTCTGGGAGCAAACAAATTGA